In the Halorubrum ruber genome, TGGAGCGCGAGGGCGCGCCCGGCGAAAACGGCGGGCCGAAGGGCGACCTGCTCATCGAGGTCGACGTCGACGTCGGCGACCGGTTCGAGCGCGACGGCGACGACCTCCGCGTCAACGAGGCCGTCTCCTTCCCGCAGGCCGTCTTCGGCGACACCATCGAGGTTGAGACGGTCGACGGCAGCGTCGAGATGGACGTCCCCGCCGGCACCCAGAGCGGCGAGACGTTCCGCCTTCAGGGGAAGGGGATGCCCCGGCTCCGGCGCCGCGGGCGCGGCGACCTCTACGTCCAGGTCGCCGTCGTCGTCCCCGAGTCGCTCAACGACGAACAGCGCGAGGCGCTGGAGGCGTTCGCCGAGGCCGGCGGCGAGGACATCGACGTCGGCGGCGGCTTCTTCGAGAAGCTGAAGAGCTCCTTCTGAGCTTCCGCTGCCCGTACCTTTTCCGCGCTCCGGACCCATCGTCGACGCATGGGCTACGACACGACGGCCTACGACGATGTCGAACCGCGCGCGCCCGGGATGTACTTCCTCCGCGACGCGCTCGACTGCGAGCACCTCGGCGTGACCGTCGTCGAGGCCGACGACGGCTGGGAGGGGATGGAACACGACCACGCCGACGGCGACCACGAGGAGGTGTACGTGCTGCTCCACGGCGAGGCAACGCTCACCGTCGACGGGGACGCCGTCGACTTGGACCCCGGCGACGCGGTCCGCGTCGACCCCGGGTCTACCCGCGACCTCGCCTTCTCCGCGGACGGCTCGAAGATGATTGTCGCCGGCGCACCTTGACGCCGGCTCGATGATAGTCGTCGCCGGCGCACCTTGACGCCGGCTCGATGATAGTCGTCGCCGGCGCACCTTGACGCCGGCTCGATGATAGTCGTCGCCGGCGCACCTTGACGCCGGCTCGATGATAGTCGTCGCCGGCGCACCTTGACGCCGGCTCGATGATAGTCGTCGCCGGCGCACCTTGACGCCGGCTCGATGATAGTCGTCGCCGGCGCACCTTGACGCCGGCTCGATGATAGTCGTCGCCGGCGCACCTTGACGCCGGCTCGATGATAGTCGTCGCCGGCGCACCTTGACGCCGGCTCGATGATAGTCGTCGCCGGCGCACCCTGACGCCGGCTCGATGATCGTCATCGCCGGCGCACCCTGACCCGCTCTCCCTCCTGACCCTTCCCCGTCGACGCCGCAGTGTTAAGGCTCGCGCGCCCCGAGAACCGCGTATGGAACTCGTCGGGGATCTGCTCGCGCGCGACCGGCGCACCCGCGACACGGCGCTCGTCACGGCGGACGGCCGGGAGCGGAGCCACCACGATCTGATCACGAACGGCTACAAGGCGGCGAACGTGCTCCGATACCTCGGCGTCCGAGAAGGGGCGACCGTCGCCGTCGACCCGACGCCGGGCTTTCACACCACGCTCGCGTTCCTCGGCGCAGCCGCGGTCGGCGCGCCCGTCCGGTTCGACCCGGCGGCGGGAATCGACGCGGGCGACCGGGTCGTG is a window encoding:
- a CDS encoding cupin domain-containing protein — translated: MGYDTTAYDDVEPRAPGMYFLRDALDCEHLGVTVVEADDGWEGMEHDHADGDHEEVYVLLHGEATLTVDGDAVDLDPGDAVRVDPGSTRDLAFSADGSKMIVAGAP